The Beijerinckiaceae bacterium RH AL1 genome has a segment encoding these proteins:
- a CDS encoding hypothetical protein (ID:RHAL1_00462;~conserved exported protein of unknown function;~source:Prodigal:2.6), with amino-acid sequence MLLSAVLLLAALLAALPTYARADGACRPGARAMAKVELYMGVVGRPEAWRRFLAQVVTPRFPEGLTVLEGQGQWRGRRGVSHEATRVLVIFYAPDATSDSRIEAIRSLYKRRFRQQSVLRADTMACVSF; translated from the coding sequence GTGCTGCTCTCGGCAGTGCTGCTCTTGGCGGCGCTGCTCGCGGCGCTGCCGACGTACGCCCGCGCCGATGGCGCCTGTCGTCCGGGTGCGCGGGCTATGGCGAAGGTCGAGCTCTACATGGGCGTCGTGGGGCGCCCCGAGGCCTGGCGTCGCTTCCTGGCGCAGGTCGTCACGCCGCGCTTTCCCGAGGGGCTGACGGTGCTCGAGGGCCAGGGCCAATGGCGCGGCCGCCGCGGCGTGTCGCACGAGGCGACGCGCGTGCTCGTCATCTTCTATGCGCCCGACGCGACGAGCGACTCGCGGATCGAGGCGATCCGCTCGCTCTACAAGCGCCGCTTCCGCCAGCAGTCCGTTTTG